GTGATCGACATTGGCAATGAGTTCTTCATTGTAAAGTTCTTCTCACAAGAGGACCTTGACTATGCACTGACAGAGGGACTGTGGAGGATCTTTGACCATTatttatcaatcaaattttggaaGCCGAATTTCAATCCAATAAAGGCAACAATTGATACAATGGCAGCATGGGTGAGGTTACCAGGTCTAGCCATTGAGTACTATGACAAAGAGATGCTAGAGAGGATAGGTAGTATTATGGGAAGAACTCTCAAGGTAGATTCCAACACAGCCGAAAAGTGCAGAGGTAAATTTGCTAGGCTGTGTGTGGAGCTCGACTTGACAACACCACTTATATCTCAATATTCCATCAATGGTGTGAGGTATTTGGTGGAATATGAGGGGTTGTATGATATATGCTTTACTTGCGGTATGGTAGGCCATGAAAAAGCAAAATATCCAATGAATGTAGTGGCCGGAGAGGAGCAGAATAAGTCGACGGCAACAGGAAAAGAAGATAGTCAAGGAAGAGAGGTTGAGGATGTAGAACAGTAGAGGAGAGCCCAGAAAGGTAAAGAAGTAATTACAAAAATGAGGGGGGGCACTCTGGGAACTGATATTTTACAGGAGCAATTTAGACCATGGATGGTTGTGAATCGCCATCCACGTGGCAGGAGGACAAAGATAGGGGACGCTGCAGGGGGTAATGGGACGAAAGGAATAAATGATGGTGGAGAAAAGCAAAATAGCAGGAATGTAAGTGGTAAGAGGTTCGCAGTGTTGTCTGCAGAGGAGACAAATGAGGAGGCATCCAATCATTTGGCAATTAAGGATATTCCACCAGAAAAGGCAAACCAGAAGATTCAAGAGCCTAGTATTGTTTCTACAACCACTAATACACACAAGGCACCCAACATGAGCTCATCAATTAACATTTCAGACCAAGCAATTGTTTTAGCCGAACTAAAAAGAAACCAAAcagaaaaattcaaaagcctAAAAAATCCTACCAACATAAAGACCCCAACACAAGCCAACCCAACAAAGAACACCACAGAAACCCAAAAAGAACTCATAAGAAAAACACCCAGCAAACCAAACCCAGCCCATAATTCTGCTACACAATCTATCACCTTAGGCGATCCAAACAATATGGATACATCACAAAAGCTTTTATCCCAAAGCCCAGATACTCAAATTGAAAATACACAAGATATTGGGGATGACATGGTCATTCC
Above is a genomic segment from Arachis stenosperma cultivar V10309 chromosome 1, arast.V10309.gnm1.PFL2, whole genome shotgun sequence containing:
- the LOC130983825 gene encoding uncharacterized protein LOC130983825, with amino-acid sequence MEENGRDKREESQPQNRNIPEIRVEKVNGIFNFVLNEVAMKNLRHPWWDTLIVKLMGRKISLPILTCRSESMWGKHGSIEVIDIGNEFFIVKFFSQEDLDYALTEGLWRIFDHYLSIKFWKPNFNPIKATIDTMAAWVRLPGLAIEYYDKEMLERIGSIMGRTLKVDSNTAEKCRGKFARLCVELDLTTPLISQYSINGVRYLVEYEGLYDICFTCGMVGHEKAKYPMNVVAGEEQNKSTATGKEDSQGREVEDVEQ